One Gordonia mangrovi genomic region harbors:
- a CDS encoding alpha-hydroxy-acid oxidizing protein, whose amino-acid sequence MSDETATPTSAGRTRQNEIYTEGIHGRGPRVPTDHAELERRARRVMSKRAWAYIAGGAGEGSTMASNRAALDRWAIVPRVLRDVSSRSLETELFGRTLPAPVLFSPVGAGALAARDADMHIGHAAAELGVPYIFSNQGCAPMEQVAAEMDRVRPGAPRWFQLYWSTDDDLVDSLLGRAERMRADAVAVTLDTTMLGWRPQDLNIGSLPFARGEGIDQYTSDRRFREIVAERVKAAVAAERPEISLGAIKTLVSIARNSPGGLLKNLTAPEPRVAVQTFLDIYSRPSLNWDDIAGLRERTSLPIVLKGVLHPDDARQAIDVGVDGIIVSNHGGRQVDGAIGSIDALVAIAPVVDGRIKVLVDSGIHTGADVFKALALGADAACIGRPHMYGLALAGADGARDVVANIIAELDLTLGLSGHTSVTDVTREALQQIS is encoded by the coding sequence TGCCGACCGATCACGCCGAGCTCGAGCGCCGGGCGCGGCGGGTGATGTCGAAGCGGGCGTGGGCCTATATCGCCGGGGGAGCCGGCGAGGGGTCGACGATGGCGAGCAACCGGGCGGCACTGGACCGGTGGGCGATCGTGCCGCGGGTGCTGCGTGACGTGTCGTCGCGCTCGTTGGAAACGGAGTTGTTCGGTCGGACGCTGCCGGCGCCGGTGCTGTTCTCCCCGGTGGGGGCGGGCGCGCTCGCGGCTCGCGACGCCGACATGCACATCGGCCACGCAGCCGCCGAACTCGGTGTTCCCTACATCTTCTCCAACCAGGGCTGTGCACCCATGGAGCAGGTCGCCGCCGAGATGGATCGGGTGCGTCCCGGCGCGCCGCGCTGGTTTCAGCTGTACTGGTCGACCGACGACGACCTGGTGGACAGTCTGCTGGGCCGCGCGGAGAGGATGCGCGCCGACGCCGTCGCGGTCACTCTCGACACGACCATGCTGGGCTGGCGGCCGCAGGACCTGAACATCGGGTCGCTGCCGTTCGCGCGTGGGGAGGGGATCGATCAGTACACCTCGGATCGGCGGTTCAGAGAGATCGTCGCCGAACGCGTCAAGGCGGCCGTTGCGGCGGAGCGGCCAGAGATCTCGCTGGGGGCGATCAAGACGTTGGTCTCGATCGCGCGAAACTCGCCGGGAGGGCTGCTGAAGAATCTGACGGCGCCCGAGCCGAGGGTGGCGGTGCAGACCTTCCTCGACATCTATTCGCGGCCGTCGCTGAATTGGGACGACATCGCCGGGTTGCGGGAGCGGACATCGCTGCCGATCGTGCTCAAAGGCGTGCTGCACCCCGACGATGCGCGCCAGGCGATCGACGTCGGCGTGGACGGCATCATCGTGTCGAATCACGGCGGTCGGCAGGTCGACGGAGCCATCGGGTCGATCGACGCGCTCGTCGCGATCGCCCCCGTCGTGGACGGACGGATCAAGGTGCTGGTCGACTCCGGCATTCACACCGGCGCCGACGTGTTCAAGGCGCTCGCGCTCGGTGCGGACGCGGCCTGTATCGGCCGCCCGCATATGTACGGGCTGGCGCTCGCCGGTGCCGACGGTGCGCGTGATGTGGTCGCCAACATCATCGCCGAACTCGACCTCACCCTCGGCCTCTCCGGCCACACGTCGGTCACCGACGTCACCCGCGAAGCCCTACAGCAGATTTCGTAG